The stretch of DNA ATCCAGTAGCTTTTCCCCGCTGCCTGCAAGCCCACCACCAGATGCAACGTTACTTTCGACCCTGCGCGCGACAGTGCAGTCTCCAGCGCCTGCAGCGCGAGCCGCCAGGCCTCGGCGTTACGTGGCTGACTGAATACACGCCCACCGAGCGTTTCAAGGTAATCGTCGGGATTGAACACGCGCGTATCGGCTGCTGGGGACGAAGACCAACGATAACCTGTCAGCGGCCATGACTGCCCAGCCAGGTCGATGGACTGCGCAGATACTGCCTGGCCACCGCAGCGCTGATAGAAATGCCGATGCGGGTTATGCGTCAGCACCCGGGCGAACAAACCTTGCCGGCCTGGCGTTTGCAACTGCATCGCTACGGCCAGCAACAGTTGCCGCCCGATGCCCTGCCCTTGCCAGTGCGGCAGCAAATACAAGCCATAGAGTTCGTTGGCCTCATCGGACGCCGGGTCTCGATTCGGGCCGCCCGACGAGAAGCCGACAATCTCTCCCGCGGCTTTGGCCACGTGATACACCACGCCGCTGCTGCCGAACAGAGACTCGTGCCGTTGTTGCTGAGCCTCGATGGTCAACCCGGCCAGAAAGGCTTGAGGCAGGATGCCCTGGAACGTTGCCTGCCAGGCCTTGACCGTCACGGTCGCGATGCTTGCCATGTCTTCTGCGGTTGCCGGCGAAATTAGCACGTTCATTTACACAGCCTGCTGGTTCGGAATCAGGATTGCTACTGCTCAAAGCCGGGGCCGCTTTGCTGCCCATCGCCGGCAAGCGCGGCTCCCACAGGGATAGCGCAGATCTGAAGGCCGGTGATATTCCTGTTGGGGGCCGGCGGCCACAACAGAAGCCTTCGATCAGGCATACAAAAACAGATGCTCGTCAATCAACCGAGCAACTTCGCTGGCATGACTGTTACCCAGATCATGCACGTTTGCCGGAGGCGCCAGGCAGGAACAGGAGTTTTTCAGCGGCAATCTTCATGGCTCAGTCCTTGAGTCAGTGTCGAAACAACGTGGGTTAACGGGTTACTGCCGGCGCATGGTGAGAATCG from Pseudomonas putida encodes:
- a CDS encoding GNAT family N-acetyltransferase, which translates into the protein MNVLISPATAEDMASIATVTVKAWQATFQGILPQAFLAGLTIEAQQQRHESLFGSSGVVYHVAKAAGEIVGFSSGGPNRDPASDEANELYGLYLLPHWQGQGIGRQLLLAVAMQLQTPGRQGLFARVLTHNPHRHFYQRCGGQAVSAQSIDLAGQSWPLTGYRWSSSPAADTRVFNPDDYLETLGGRVFSQPRNAEAWRLALQALETALSRAGSKVTLHLVVGLQAAGKSYWIKQHLAATSDSSCLYFDAALPRQVHRAPILALAARHGVPVTAVWVRASVEQALARNALRRLDHQVPRASIEAVAAAFEPPSSHEGFVEVIEVEAGQSGQAQV